A genomic segment from Actinoplanes sichuanensis encodes:
- the lat gene encoding L-lysine 6-transaminase, protein MTVDLLSADLTPETVDVLRRHVTGDFYDLVISRRHSSGSWIVDDRTGRRYLDMVGFYASSAIGHNHPRLTEDAGFLAELQSLAGFKPSNPDFPTDVQARFTQTLLRVLGDPELPYLLYIDGGALAVENALKVAFDWKTRHNGRRGVAVAGWRVLHLERAFHGRSGYTLSLTNTDPAKTALYPAFDWPRIPSPAVNDTALWADPELTVDERAAITAAEAAFRRHPDEIACFIAEPIQCEGGDRHLRPAFLLAMQELCHRHDALFVLDEVQTGCGVTGVPWLHQELGLAPDLVAFGKKTQVCGVMGGRRVLDEPLNAMRTPSRLSSTFGGNLIDMLRATRILEVIEEDRLMDAAATSGAHLLGRLREVAADFKGTVDDPRGRGLLCAVDLVDGALRDRVVEIAREKYDTLFVGAGERTLRFRPALTVTVAELDEAVDRMTTALSDALTERGTTP, encoded by the coding sequence ATGACTGTGGACCTCCTATCAGCCGACCTCACGCCGGAGACCGTCGACGTCCTCCGGCGCCACGTCACCGGCGACTTCTACGACCTGGTGATCAGCCGTCGGCATAGCTCCGGCTCGTGGATCGTCGACGACCGGACCGGCCGCCGCTACCTCGACATGGTGGGCTTCTACGCGAGCTCGGCCATCGGGCACAACCATCCACGCCTGACCGAGGACGCCGGGTTCCTGGCCGAGCTCCAGTCGCTCGCCGGGTTCAAGCCGTCCAATCCGGACTTCCCGACCGACGTGCAGGCCCGGTTCACCCAGACGCTGCTGCGGGTGCTCGGTGACCCGGAGCTGCCGTACCTGCTCTACATCGACGGCGGCGCGCTCGCCGTCGAGAACGCGCTGAAGGTCGCCTTCGACTGGAAGACCAGGCACAACGGTCGTCGCGGAGTGGCCGTCGCCGGCTGGCGGGTGCTGCACCTGGAGCGGGCCTTCCACGGCCGCTCCGGCTACACCCTGTCGCTGACGAACACCGACCCGGCCAAGACGGCGCTGTATCCGGCGTTCGACTGGCCGCGCATCCCCAGCCCCGCGGTCAACGACACGGCCCTCTGGGCCGACCCGGAGCTGACCGTCGACGAGCGGGCCGCGATCACCGCGGCCGAGGCGGCGTTCCGGCGGCATCCGGACGAGATCGCCTGTTTCATCGCCGAGCCGATCCAGTGCGAGGGCGGCGACCGGCACCTGCGCCCGGCGTTCCTGCTGGCCATGCAGGAGCTCTGCCACCGGCACGACGCGCTGTTCGTGCTGGACGAGGTGCAGACCGGCTGCGGCGTCACCGGCGTCCCGTGGCTGCACCAGGAGCTCGGGCTCGCCCCCGACCTGGTCGCCTTCGGCAAGAAGACGCAGGTGTGCGGGGTGATGGGCGGCCGCCGGGTGCTCGACGAGCCGCTCAACGCGATGCGTACGCCGAGCCGGCTGAGCTCCACCTTCGGCGGCAACCTGATCGACATGCTGCGGGCCACCCGCATCCTGGAGGTGATCGAGGAGGACCGGCTGATGGACGCCGCCGCCACCAGCGGCGCCCACCTGCTGGGTCGGCTGCGGGAGGTGGCCGCCGACTTCAAGGGCACCGTCGACGACCCGCGCGGGCGGGGCCTGCTCTGCGCGGTCGACCTGGTGGACGGCGCGCTGCGGGACCGGGTCGTGGAGATCGCGCGGGAGAAGTACGACACGCTGTTCGTCGGGGCCGGGGAACGTACCCTCCGGTTCCGCCCGGCGCTGACGGTGACCGTGGCCGAGCTGGACGAGGCCGTCGACCGGATGACGACGGCGCTCAGCGACGCGCTCACCGAGCGCGGGACCACCCCGTGA
- a CDS encoding response regulator transcription factor yields the protein MGSVERRPRVAIADDSVLLRSGVARLLEDEGIDVVAEVGDVPGLLAAVGEHQPDLAIVDVRMPPSFTDEGIHAALEIRASYPKIGVLVLSQYVDERYATELLSRGTNSIGYLLKDRVPDIDDFVAAVHRVLAGGSALDPEVVGQLVARTKIRSNPVVDRLSAREYEVLGWMAEGLSNNAIAERLFVAPRSVEKHIRSIFLKLDLSQDEQDHNRRVLAVLRYLESLAPGGPGRGD from the coding sequence GTGGGAAGCGTAGAACGGCGTCCTCGGGTCGCCATCGCCGATGACTCCGTGCTCCTGCGCAGCGGTGTCGCCCGTCTGCTGGAGGACGAGGGGATCGACGTGGTGGCCGAGGTCGGCGACGTGCCGGGGCTGCTCGCCGCGGTCGGCGAGCACCAACCGGACCTGGCGATCGTCGACGTACGGATGCCGCCCAGCTTCACCGACGAGGGCATCCACGCAGCGCTCGAGATCCGCGCGTCGTACCCGAAGATCGGGGTTCTGGTCCTCTCCCAGTACGTCGACGAGAGGTACGCCACCGAGCTGCTCAGCCGGGGCACGAACAGCATCGGTTATCTGCTCAAGGACCGGGTGCCGGACATCGACGACTTCGTCGCCGCGGTGCACCGGGTGCTCGCCGGGGGCAGCGCGCTGGACCCCGAGGTGGTCGGGCAGCTGGTCGCCCGTACCAAGATCCGCAGTAATCCGGTCGTCGACCGGCTGTCGGCCCGGGAGTACGAGGTTCTCGGCTGGATGGCCGAGGGCCTGAGCAACAACGCCATCGCGGAACGGCTGTTCGTGGCCCCGCGTTCGGTGGAGAAACACATCCGCAGCATCTTCCTGAAACTGGACCTGTCCCAGGACGAGCAGGACCACAACCGCCGGGTCCTCGCCGTGCTGCGCTACCTGGAGTCGCTCGCGCCGGGCGGCCCCGGTCGTGGTGACTGA
- a CDS encoding MMPL family transporter: MWSAKRRVLVLVLWLLLTMLTYASSFLVPSHELEDADYLNGESAVAERAVDNAEFDEGAWETVLIQAREGNLDRATGTAVSEELKKRYTDLGNILQIEGPYFSDDNRTVRLSVEMDRGQGTERKNPVEIVQPMLDTTESVQAAHSDLRIEQVGAGSIRKEFAYQDAKDMQRAELISIPITLAILLVAFGALAAAGLPLLLGLTAVGAALGINGLLSALVPINTFQSSLVLLLGLAVGVDYSLFYVRRQREERAAGLNTHDALLRTAATSGRTVIVSGVAVAVAAGGMFFTNSTLFAGLALGTMIVVLLAVLGSLTFIPAMLSLLGDKINSPRIPLLWRRAQASGESRIWNAILRPVLKAPVLTVILGFLIIGAMTAPMFGMKLQMPTDDQLPQSYGVVQTRARLIEAFPSEGSSHTVVVEHEPATEEQVRAALADLSAKATASGRFSAVQEPRISTSVDGRITRMFVPFPQTADSPEAEQTLQVLRTDLAPAALGGLQNATWAVGGGTAFSSDVSHLLQERLPIVVGFVLLLSLIVMLLAFRSIIIAMLTTVLNVLSVAASFGVITLVFQNEWAEGLLGFQSSGFIVAWIPIILFVVLIGLSMDYNVFILSRIREPLQRGGDLRDSIRHGIASSAGVVTSAAMVMVAVFSVFATLSTLEMKQLGVGLAIAILVDITLVRALLLPGILVLLGRSPWKEHRMLRRLPSIAHD; this comes from the coding sequence ATGTGGAGCGCGAAGCGACGGGTTCTCGTCCTCGTCCTCTGGCTCCTGCTCACCATGCTCACCTATGCGTCGTCATTCCTGGTGCCCTCGCACGAGCTCGAGGACGCCGATTACCTCAATGGTGAGTCGGCCGTCGCCGAACGCGCGGTGGACAATGCGGAGTTCGACGAGGGTGCATGGGAAACGGTGCTGATCCAGGCCCGTGAGGGCAATCTGGATCGGGCCACCGGAACCGCGGTCAGCGAGGAACTGAAGAAGCGGTACACCGATCTCGGAAACATCCTCCAGATCGAGGGCCCGTATTTCTCCGACGACAACCGCACCGTGCGGCTGTCCGTGGAGATGGACCGTGGCCAGGGGACCGAGCGCAAGAACCCGGTGGAGATCGTGCAGCCGATGCTCGACACCACCGAGAGCGTCCAGGCGGCGCACTCCGACCTGCGCATCGAGCAGGTAGGCGCCGGGTCGATCCGGAAGGAGTTCGCCTACCAGGACGCCAAGGACATGCAGCGGGCCGAGCTGATCAGCATCCCGATCACGCTGGCGATCCTGCTGGTGGCATTCGGCGCGCTGGCCGCGGCCGGTCTGCCGCTGCTGCTCGGCCTCACCGCGGTCGGCGCGGCGCTCGGCATCAACGGGCTGCTGTCGGCGCTCGTGCCGATCAACACGTTCCAGTCCAGTCTGGTGCTGCTCCTCGGCCTCGCGGTCGGTGTCGATTATTCGCTGTTCTACGTGCGGAGGCAGCGTGAGGAGCGGGCCGCGGGGCTGAACACCCACGACGCGCTGCTGCGCACGGCCGCGACCTCCGGCCGTACCGTCATCGTCTCGGGTGTCGCGGTGGCGGTCGCCGCCGGCGGCATGTTCTTCACCAACAGCACGCTCTTCGCCGGTCTGGCGCTCGGCACGATGATCGTGGTGCTGCTCGCCGTCCTCGGCTCGCTCACGTTCATCCCGGCGATGCTCTCGTTGCTCGGCGACAAGATCAATTCGCCGCGCATCCCGCTGCTGTGGCGGCGGGCGCAGGCATCGGGGGAGAGCCGGATCTGGAACGCGATCCTGCGCCCGGTTCTCAAGGCGCCGGTACTGACCGTGATCCTCGGCTTCCTGATCATCGGTGCGATGACCGCCCCGATGTTCGGCATGAAGCTGCAGATGCCGACCGACGACCAGCTGCCCCAGAGCTACGGGGTGGTGCAGACCCGGGCCCGGCTGATCGAGGCGTTCCCCAGCGAGGGCTCCAGCCACACCGTCGTGGTGGAGCACGAGCCGGCGACCGAGGAGCAGGTCCGTGCGGCGCTGGCCGACCTGTCCGCCAAGGCCACCGCGAGCGGTCGGTTCTCGGCGGTGCAGGAGCCGCGCATCTCGACCTCGGTGGACGGACGGATCACCCGGATGTTCGTGCCGTTCCCGCAGACCGCCGACAGCCCGGAGGCGGAACAGACGTTGCAGGTGCTGCGAACCGACCTGGCGCCGGCGGCGCTCGGCGGGCTGCAGAACGCGACCTGGGCGGTCGGTGGCGGCACGGCGTTCAGCTCGGACGTCTCCCACCTGCTGCAGGAACGTCTGCCCATCGTGGTCGGCTTCGTGCTGCTGCTGAGCCTGATCGTGATGCTGCTGGCCTTCCGGTCGATCATCATCGCGATGCTCACCACGGTGCTCAACGTGCTGTCGGTCGCGGCGTCGTTCGGGGTGATCACGCTGGTCTTCCAGAACGAGTGGGCGGAGGGTCTGCTCGGGTTCCAATCCAGCGGGTTCATCGTCGCCTGGATCCCGATCATCCTGTTCGTGGTACTGATCGGACTGTCGATGGACTACAACGTGTTCATCCTCAGTCGGATCCGTGAGCCGCTGCAGCGCGGTGGTGACCTGCGGGACTCGATCCGGCACGGCATCGCCTCCTCGGCGGGCGTGGTGACCAGCGCCGCGATGGTGATGGTGGCGGTGTTCTCGGTCTTCGCGACGCTCTCCACCCTGGAGATGAAGCAGCTGGGTGTGGGTCTCGCGATCGCGATCCTGGTCGACATCACGCTGGTCCGGGCGCTGCTGCTGCCGGGGATCCTGGTCCTGCTCGGCCGGTCGCCCTGGAAGGAGCACCGGATGCTCCGCCGGCTCCCGTCGATCGCCCACGACTGA
- a CDS encoding sensor histidine kinase — protein sequence MSTWFGERKPILLNKDGWRAGLYATAALFLAPLYFTPLILMIAGVVGVAVFLIGLALIPAATFAARWAIHLERGALRIAGEEIPPPRHNPGWRGLVDGRAWRTLGHSAALAFWSLGAGGLVAGLLLIAFLLVNLPWIATMIPIDYANINGFPISFGASAFGIPAGLAIATGALHLARWSVRSEALVGRWFQGEGGRLRLQRRIETLESTRTAMIDAAAAERARIERNLHDGAQQRLLAVALAVSRAKRIGDTDMEKTRRLLDTAQSEAQAAVQELREIARGAHPPILTERGLVAAVVSAAGRHPAPVELDIELDERPSPRIEALGYYVVSEALANAAKHAGAASVTITLSRAADDLEVRIVDDGMGGAQLSPGGGLAGLADRVHAVDGTFALQSPLGGPTEMKATIPWEA from the coding sequence ATGAGTACCTGGTTCGGGGAAAGAAAGCCGATTCTGCTGAACAAGGACGGATGGCGGGCCGGCCTTTACGCCACGGCGGCGCTGTTTCTGGCGCCTCTCTACTTCACGCCGCTCATTCTGATGATCGCCGGCGTGGTGGGCGTCGCCGTATTCCTGATCGGCCTCGCGCTGATTCCGGCGGCCACATTCGCGGCCCGCTGGGCGATCCATCTCGAGCGTGGCGCGCTGCGGATCGCCGGCGAGGAGATACCGCCGCCCCGGCACAACCCCGGCTGGCGGGGGCTGGTCGACGGGCGGGCGTGGCGCACCCTCGGGCACAGCGCGGCGCTGGCGTTCTGGTCGCTCGGCGCCGGTGGCCTGGTCGCCGGCCTGCTACTGATCGCGTTCCTGCTGGTCAACCTGCCGTGGATCGCCACCATGATCCCGATCGACTACGCGAACATCAACGGCTTCCCGATCAGCTTCGGTGCCTCCGCGTTCGGCATCCCGGCCGGGCTGGCGATCGCCACCGGGGCGCTGCATCTGGCCCGCTGGTCGGTCCGGTCCGAGGCGCTGGTCGGGCGCTGGTTCCAGGGCGAGGGCGGCCGGCTGCGGCTCCAGCGGCGCATCGAGACGCTGGAGTCCACCCGGACCGCGATGATCGACGCGGCCGCCGCCGAGCGCGCCCGGATCGAGCGCAACCTGCACGACGGCGCCCAGCAGCGGCTCCTCGCGGTGGCGCTGGCGGTCAGCCGGGCCAAGCGGATCGGTGACACCGACATGGAGAAGACGCGCCGGCTGCTGGACACCGCCCAGTCCGAGGCGCAGGCCGCGGTCCAGGAGCTCCGGGAGATCGCCCGCGGCGCGCACCCGCCGATCCTGACCGAGCGCGGCCTGGTCGCCGCGGTCGTCTCGGCCGCCGGACGGCATCCCGCACCGGTGGAGCTGGACATCGAACTCGATGAGCGCCCGTCCCCTCGGATCGAGGCACTGGGCTACTATGTGGTCTCGGAAGCGCTGGCGAATGCGGCAAAACACGCCGGCGCGGCTTCCGTCACCATCACGCTCTCCCGGGCGGCGGACGACCTCGAGGTGCGGATCGTCGATGACGGGATGGGCGGGGCGCAGCTCTCGCCCGGCGGTGGACTCGCCGGTCTGGCCGATCGTGTCCACGCGGTGGACGGCACGTTCGCACTCCAGAGTCCGCTGGGCGGCCCGACCGAAATGAAGGCAACCATTCCGTGGGAAGCGTAG
- a CDS encoding class I SAM-dependent methyltransferase, with translation MTLVDDRVAALLADHPRVRDARVEAGPGGARTAVLTSRPVPAAGPDRVSGLQSMYESLYSRTDAPEDPAFDVLGWTSSYDGEPMAADAMREWVDQTVARILARRPARVLELGCGTGLLMARIAPHCDRYWATDFSVSALRRARRAVTDVAVARRIRLLHRRAEDFSGLPSDVDGVVLNSVVQYFPDLDYLREVLAGAVAATRPGGTVFVGDVRSLPLLGVFHASVVAATGRDLEPAARAAAVRRRVAIDQELVVAPAWFTALPGTLPGVAAVEIRPKVATCRNELTMFRYDVVVHVGERPDPVVVPWTDGRALTDPAALRATLEHDSPAVLAVSAIPNALVAPALADWEAIRRGTPTVPWHEGSAPADATAHRLTGLAAGLPYRLRLGLTAGRADGALDAVWVRAGGPAPEAIVMPAAVDPGPPANRGGAGLPSHDELAAFLRPWLPADLLPRSFVWTA, from the coding sequence GTGACCCTGGTCGACGACCGGGTCGCCGCCCTTCTGGCAGACCATCCGCGGGTACGGGACGCGCGTGTCGAGGCCGGGCCGGGCGGCGCCCGGACGGCCGTACTGACCAGCCGTCCGGTACCCGCGGCGGGCCCCGACCGGGTGTCCGGCCTGCAATCGATGTACGAGTCGCTGTACAGCCGCACCGACGCGCCCGAGGACCCGGCGTTCGACGTGCTCGGCTGGACGAGCAGCTACGACGGCGAGCCGATGGCGGCGGACGCGATGCGGGAGTGGGTGGACCAGACGGTCGCGCGGATCCTGGCTCGACGGCCGGCCCGGGTGCTGGAGCTGGGCTGCGGCACGGGCCTGCTGATGGCCCGGATCGCGCCGCACTGCGACAGGTACTGGGCGACCGACTTCTCGGTGTCGGCGTTGCGGCGGGCCCGCCGGGCGGTCACCGACGTCGCGGTGGCCCGCCGGATCCGGCTGCTGCACCGCCGCGCCGAGGACTTCTCCGGGCTGCCGTCCGATGTCGACGGTGTGGTGCTCAACTCGGTCGTCCAGTACTTCCCCGACCTGGACTATCTGCGGGAGGTGCTGGCCGGTGCGGTCGCCGCCACCCGGCCCGGCGGGACGGTGTTCGTCGGCGACGTGCGTTCCCTGCCACTGCTCGGGGTGTTCCACGCGTCGGTCGTTGCCGCAACCGGCCGTGACCTCGAGCCGGCGGCGCGCGCGGCGGCCGTACGCAGGCGGGTGGCGATCGACCAGGAGCTGGTCGTCGCCCCCGCCTGGTTCACCGCCCTGCCCGGGACGTTGCCGGGGGTCGCGGCGGTCGAGATCCGGCCCAAGGTCGCGACCTGCCGCAACGAGCTGACCATGTTCCGGTACGACGTGGTCGTGCACGTGGGGGAGCGGCCGGATCCGGTCGTCGTGCCCTGGACCGACGGGCGGGCGCTGACCGATCCGGCCGCTCTGCGCGCCACGCTGGAACACGACAGCCCCGCGGTTCTGGCGGTGTCGGCGATCCCGAACGCGCTGGTGGCGCCGGCTCTGGCCGACTGGGAGGCGATCCGCCGGGGCACTCCGACCGTGCCCTGGCACGAGGGTTCGGCCCCGGCCGACGCGACCGCGCACCGGCTCACCGGTCTGGCCGCCGGCCTGCCCTACCGGCTGCGGCTGGGCCTGACGGCGGGCCGTGCGGACGGGGCGCTGGACGCGGTGTGGGTTCGTGCCGGCGGCCCGGCACCGGAGGCGATCGTCATGCCGGCGGCGGTCGATCCGGGCCCGCCGGCCAACCGCGGCGGCGCCGGTCTGCCGTCCCACGACGAGCTGGCCGCGTTCCTGCGCCCGTGGTTACCGGCGGATCTGCTGCCCCGGAGCTTCGTCTGGACCGCCTGA